Within Acinetobacter sp. LoGeW2-3, the genomic segment GTAGTTGGCTTGCTCAGCTTTGTATATATGTATGCCCGGATCAGTCAGGCAGCTCAAGTGAAAGAAGAAAGCTTCTTTCAGAATAAACTGATTTTGGCGCAGTACTATGCCAGTAAAGTTTTACCTGACTTGGCGGCACGACTACAGCGTATTCAAGCTGGGGCTGATCTGATGATGCAGTTACCAGAAGAATATTTTACTGCACAATCTTAAAGTCAGTTAACAAAGCTGGAAATGGCAGAGTGCAAAGCTAGGTCAAACTAAAGAAGTTATAAATTAGGATGTAAAAGATGACTGTTATTTTGAATGGTGTCCGTACCGCGATGGGCAGTTTCCATGGCTCGCTCTCTGCACTGACCGCACCGGATTTAGGTGCAGCAACCATTAAAGAAGCTGTTGCACGCGCTGGATTACAACCGAACGATGTTGATGAGGTGATTTTTGGCTGCGTCCTGCCAGCAGGTTTAAAACAGGCGCCGGCGCGACAGGCCATGCGTCAGGCAGGTTTACCGGATACCACAGGTGCAACCACAGTCAATAAAATCTGTGGTTCAGGTATGAAAGCGGTCATGCAGGCCGCGGATGCGATCACAGCCGGCTCAGCAGAAATTGTGGTAGCTGGCGGGATGGAATCCATGAGTAATGCGCCCTATATTCTGGACAAAGCACGTGCTGGTCACCGTATGGGACATGGCAAAATCACCGACCATATGCTTCAGGAAGGTCTAGAAGATGCAGAAACTGGACTTTCCATGGGTGCATTGGCACAGGAAATGGCAGACAAGAAAGGCTATACCCGTGAACAGCAGGACGCTTTTGCTATCAATTCATTGAATAAAGCTTTAAATGCGATTGATCAAGGTTATTTTCATGAAGAAATCGTTCCGGTTACCGTGTCAACCCGTAAAGGTGACACCATTGTGGATACGGATGAACAACCTTTAAGCGCCAAACCTGAAAAAATTCCAAGTTTACGTCCAGCCTTCAAAAAAGAAGGTACCATTACCGCCGCTAATGCCAGTTCCATTTCTGATGGGGCATCAGCGCTCGTCCTGACCTCTGAAGAAATAGCAACAGAACGTGGTTTAAAACCATGGGCGAAAATTGTGGCGTATGCCGCCAACTCGCGTCATCCTTCTGAATTTACCATTGCCCCAGTCGGTGCGATTGAGAAAGTCCTGAAAAAAGCGGGCTGGGATGCTGCAGAAGTTGATCTTTGGGAGATTAATGAAGCCTTTGCGATGGTAACCATGGCCGCGATTGATGCCTTTCATCTTGATCCAGCCAAAGTGAATATTAATGGCGGTGCCTGTGCATTGGGTCATCCATTGGGTTCTTCCGGCTCGCGCATCATTGTGACCTTATTGCATGCCTTAAAACGTACCGGTGGTAAAAAGGGGGTTGCTGCTTTATGTATTGGTGGCGGTGAAGCCACTGCCATCGCCATTGAGCTGATCTAAGCATTTCTTAATGGAACAATCAATTAAGAACGGGAATGCACAAGTCAAAAGCCATTTTTTCAGCACGCTGGGAGGCTGGCAACCAATAAATTTATTGTTGAGATTCTGATTATGAATGGTTTAGATCGCATCCGCTGTGTCGCTCTCCGCGACAAAGTGATGTCTGCTGAGCAGGCGATTGAATTGATTCAAGACGGTGCTGTCGTGGGTTTAAGCGGTTTTGGCGGTGCAGGTGAGGCGAAAACTGTACCGCTCGCTTTGGCTGATCATGCCAAAGCACATCCACTCAAAATTACCCTGGCTACAGGTGCGAGCCTGGGTAATCGGATTGATGGTCGACTCAATGAAGCGCATGCGATCGAACGCCGTTATCCTTATCAGGCTGATCCTGGCCTGCGTAAATCGATTAATGCAGGCGAAGTGATGTATATCGACCAACATTTATCTGAAATAGCGGATCATATCCGGCATCACAACTTGCCACCGATCAATGTAGCCATCATTGCAGCCACTGCCATTACTGAGGATGGGGAGATTATTCCAACCGGTTCATGCGGAAATTCGGCCAACTTTGTGGAAATGGCCGAGCATGTGATTGTGGAAATTGATAACAGCATCAATCCGATTCTCGAAGGCGTACATGATATTTATGTCCCTAAAGCCCGTCCAAACCGTTCACCGATTCCGATCATTCATGCCGGTGACCGGATCGGTACTGGCGGTATTCAGGTCAATCCGGAAAAAATTGCTGCCATTGTGCTAAATGACATTCCGGATACCTCTTTCCACATGGATGAACCGGATGAGGATACCTTGGCGATTGCTCGACACTTGATTCAGTTTTTTGAGGGAGAAGTAGCAGCAGGGCGTTTGCCACAACATCTCGGACCACTTCAATCCGGGGTAGGCTCGATTGCTAATGCGGTGTTTTCCGGATTTGAACACTCCAATTTTCATCACCTGGAAATGTATTCCGAAGTATTACAAGACTGTACATTTAAATTAATCGATGCTGGGAAAATGACTTTTGCTTCGGGTTGTTCCATGACTCTATCAGATTCGTGTGCAAAACATGTCATGAAGAATTTTGAGCAATACAAAGACAGAATTGTGTTGCGACCACAGGAAATTTCCAATAATCCTGAAATTATTCGCCGTCTTGGGGTAATTGCCATTAATACCGCACTGGAATTCGATATTTATGGCAACGTCAATTCAACTCATGTGACCGGTACCAAAATGATGAATGGGATTGGCGGTTCAGGCGATTATACCCGGAATGCACATATTGCGATTTTCGTGAGCAAATCTGTGGCCAAAGGCGGGGCGATTTCTTCTGTAGTGCCAATGGTGAGTCATGTTGATCATACCGGACATGATATTGATGTGCTGGTCACTGAAAATGGCCTGGCAGACCTACGTGGGCTGGCTCCACGTGAACGCGCCCGCAAGATGATTGATATTTGCGCTCATCCCGATTATCGAGATGCCCTGAATGATTACTTTGAGCGTGCCTGTGCCCGAGGTGGACAAACGCCACATCTGCTTGAAGAAGCCTTGTCCTGGCATGCAAACTTTGAAAAAACGGGCAGCATGCATAAAACCACATAATTTGAAACAAACCCGTAAATATTGTCATTTGGGTTTAGTCTATAAAAACGTCCGATAATGGTCTAAGCTAAAGATTCCAGAGATAATATCCCGATGCCATGAATACCTCG encodes:
- a CDS encoding thiolase family protein; this translates as MTVILNGVRTAMGSFHGSLSALTAPDLGAATIKEAVARAGLQPNDVDEVIFGCVLPAGLKQAPARQAMRQAGLPDTTGATTVNKICGSGMKAVMQAADAITAGSAEIVVAGGMESMSNAPYILDKARAGHRMGHGKITDHMLQEGLEDAETGLSMGALAQEMADKKGYTREQQDAFAINSLNKALNAIDQGYFHEEIVPVTVSTRKGDTIVDTDEQPLSAKPEKIPSLRPAFKKEGTITAANASSISDGASALVLTSEEIATERGLKPWAKIVAYAANSRHPSEFTIAPVGAIEKVLKKAGWDAAEVDLWEINEAFAMVTMAAIDAFHLDPAKVNINGGACALGHPLGSSGSRIIVTLLHALKRTGGKKGVAALCIGGGEATAIAIELI
- a CDS encoding acetyl-CoA hydrolase/transferase family protein, whose translation is MNGLDRIRCVALRDKVMSAEQAIELIQDGAVVGLSGFGGAGEAKTVPLALADHAKAHPLKITLATGASLGNRIDGRLNEAHAIERRYPYQADPGLRKSINAGEVMYIDQHLSEIADHIRHHNLPPINVAIIAATAITEDGEIIPTGSCGNSANFVEMAEHVIVEIDNSINPILEGVHDIYVPKARPNRSPIPIIHAGDRIGTGGIQVNPEKIAAIVLNDIPDTSFHMDEPDEDTLAIARHLIQFFEGEVAAGRLPQHLGPLQSGVGSIANAVFSGFEHSNFHHLEMYSEVLQDCTFKLIDAGKMTFASGCSMTLSDSCAKHVMKNFEQYKDRIVLRPQEISNNPEIIRRLGVIAINTALEFDIYGNVNSTHVTGTKMMNGIGGSGDYTRNAHIAIFVSKSVAKGGAISSVVPMVSHVDHTGHDIDVLVTENGLADLRGLAPRERARKMIDICAHPDYRDALNDYFERACARGGQTPHLLEEALSWHANFEKTGSMHKTT